AACTCATTATGCCATTTGAAATTTGTATTTGTCAATACACATGCCGATTTTTCCATGCATTACTATTCAATCAATCACTTGACCCCAAATAATTTGGTTCTTTGTTGCTGCAGATGTCAATGAATGTCAGAAGAATTCAAGTATATGCCCGAAGTCTGCAACATGCCACAACACTATAGGAGGGTATTATTGTTCATGTTCTCCAGGCAGAAAGTTTGTAATGGAAACAAAATCTTGTAACCCAGACATCACCCTAATCATAGGTAAACCACTAGATGTTTTTAGCATTTGCTTTCTTGTGTAGAAAACAATGGCCAACAGTACGTAAAGATAGTAATGACATTTAGCAAAAGAGGGCCCAAATAGTAGAACTACCACTGCCCAGGCAAGCACATAGTGATGTGTCTCCTTGTGTTGGGCATGCAACAAGTCTATCCGAGAAAGCtttaaaataaataaatgaaaTGAGGAAAATTGGCAAAAACTCAAAAAGTAAGTCCAGAAACAAGCATCCGTGATTTTTTTTAGAAGGTATAATTATATTGCATCACGACCGTTTAGTCCACTTTACCACAGCAATTTTTTTCTATGCTTTTTAGTATGTACATTGTGGGATCAATTTGACTAACAGAAACACCTTTCATGTTGATTTCTACAGGCATTAGCATTGGCGTTGTCATTCTAGTGATTATCATCTTCTGCATACGTGTAATATTTGAGAGAAGAAAGCTTGCGAATGTCAAAAAACAGTATTTTCAGCAGCACGGAGGGATGCTATTGTTTGAGAAGATGAAATCAGATCAGGGACTTTCATTTACAGTGTTTACTGAAGCAGAACTGAAACAAGCGACAAATAAATTTGACGAAAGCCAGATTCTTGGACATGGAGGCAATGGCACTGTGTACAAGGGAATAATTAAGGATATCACTGAAGTGGCAATTAAAAGGAGTGCATTGGTTGATGATAGGCAGAAGAAGGAATTTGGCAAAGAAATGTTGATTCTTTCCCAGATCAATCACAAGAACATTGTCAAGCTATTGGGATGTTGCCTTGAGGTGGAAGTCCCCATGCTAGTATATGAGTTCATCCCAAAAGGAACATTGTTTGATCTTATTCACGGCAAGAACAGTAAACCGCATCTCCCTTTCAGTTCTCTTCTAAGGATCGTCAATGAGGCAGCTGAGGGGCTTGCATTTTTACATTCCTACGCAAACCCACCAATTCTACATGGTGATGTGAAAACCTCTAACATCCTTCTTGATGAGAATTACATGGCAAAGGTGTCAGATTTTGGGGCATCTATAATAGCACCAACTGACAAAGCCCAGTTCGTCACAATGGTTCAAGGGACATGTGGTTATCTGGACCCTGAATATATGCAGACATGTTGCTTGACAGACAAAAGCGATGTTTATAGCTTCGGTGTTGTTCTTCTAGAGATCCTAACAGGGGAGGAGCCACTGAAACTTGAGGGTCCTGAGGTATGCCGGAGCCTGTCGTCGAGTTTCCTGCTGGCTATGAAGGGGAACAATCTTGATAATATGCTCGACAATCAAATAAAAGGTCATGAGAATATGGAGTTGATTGTAGGGGTAGCAGATCTAGCTAGGCAATGCTTGGAAATGTGCAGTGACAATAGGCCCTCGATGAAAGAGGTATCTGAGGAGCTTAGCAGATTAAGGAAGT
The sequence above is a segment of the Aegilops tauschii subsp. strangulata cultivar AL8/78 chromosome 6, Aet v6.0, whole genome shotgun sequence genome. Coding sequences within it:
- the LOC109778875 gene encoding putative wall-associated receptor kinase-like 16, with protein sequence MAFLPLLVVAVMLHLASTSAQSGPGCKTQCGDVDIPYPFGIGIGTGCAIRDFEIICRRTANGIYKPFLFVRNVEVLSISVPFSQVRVLSDISTYCYNTSTRSMVQKAWSLDFSRSPYRFSYLHNKLIVIGCNTLAYINNLGSTAKYTTACAAVCESPAALTNGSCVGAGCCQNDIPKGLRGYMFTFYDVYNNSNSTLFNPCSYAAMVETETFSFSSDFITTTRFNDTDDGRKPLVLDWVVGNATCEVARDMPSYACHSRNSMCVNSTNGQGYLCNCTDGYEGNPYLFDGCRDVNECQKNSSICPKSATCHNTIGGYYCSCSPGRKFVMETKSCNPDITLIIGISIGVVILVIIIFCIRVIFERRKLANVKKQYFQQHGGMLLFEKMKSDQGLSFTVFTEAELKQATNKFDESQILGHGGNGTVYKGIIKDITEVAIKRSALVDDRQKKEFGKEMLILSQINHKNIVKLLGCCLEVEVPMLVYEFIPKGTLFDLIHGKNSKPHLPFSSLLRIVNEAAEGLAFLHSYANPPILHGDVKTSNILLDENYMAKVSDFGASIIAPTDKAQFVTMVQGTCGYLDPEYMQTCCLTDKSDVYSFGVVLLEILTGEEPLKLEGPEVCRSLSSSFLLAMKGNNLDNMLDNQIKGHENMELIVGVADLARQCLEMCSDNRPSMKEVSEELSRLRKFSRHPWIQRDTETDSFLGLIETEQSSECTEKDERMPINPGSFYLMR